GGATCAGCATGGATGTAAGGCATTACGATAAAACCTAATTTGGCCAGCTCTTCTGTTGCGTATAATGTTTCTATAGGATCTGGAAGAAGGTATTTTGGATCGGGGTGGATTTCTAATTTCACCCAATTGGTTTCCAGAGCTTCTCTTGCTAACTGCGCTGCCAATACTGCTTCTTTTGCGGTTCTGGCTCCTGAAGTATTAGGAAGGAGATGAACACCAGTTTCTTTTAGTGAATCCAGCAGACCATCCTCTGCCGCACCGGAATCTATTCTTTTCAGTGCCATGGTAACCATATCTGTTCCCGAGGCAACCACAGAGGTTGCCATTTCCTGAAGATTTCCGAATTTTCCGGTTCCCAGGAACAACCTTGAATCAAATATTCTGTCTGCTATTATTAATTTCTGATTATTCATATCATTGCTTTTTTAAATTCACTGATCGCTGCAGGTCTGCTGGTGATCTCTCCCGAAACTGCAGCACCATATATCCCGATTTCCTGTAGCCGTTCAATATCCTGAAGCACAACACCACCGATCGCAAAAATCTTTGGAATGGTGATTGATTTCTCGTTTAAATCATTAATTATATTCTGATAGCCTTCAAATCCTAAGATTGGGCTTAACTTTTCTTTAGTAGCGGTGAATCTCAAAGGCCCAAGACCAATATAATCACACTGCTCTTCTATTCTTTTGACTACATCAAAGAATGTATTTGCGGTACCTCCGATCATCTTATTTTCACCTAAAATATCTCTCGCTAATTTTATTGGCAGGTCATTTAATCCCAGATGAACACCATCGGCACCAATTTCTTTCGCAATCTGGACATGATCGTTCACTATGCAGACTGCATGATAGTCTGTACAAAGCTGTTTTGAAACTGCACAAAGATCTGTTACCTGTTTCTCCGAAGCATTTTTCCAGCGAACCTGTACCCACTTGATCCCGTTGTCCAGAACCGTCCTGATATTACGTTCCTGCTCCTCTCTTGTCTGTCCCTGCGATATATATTGTAATTTTTCCATTATTAATTAAACTGAATGATCTATCATTTACTTTTTATGGGCTTCATAAAAGGATTTTATTTCTGCACTTTTTGAATGAATTTACAGGCTCATCACTTTCCCATATTCCACCTAAAAGCGCTGCTCCGTCCGCCCCATTTTCAAAGACCTTTTTGATGTTGTTTTCATTAATTCCTCCCAAGGCAATCAATTTAACATGATGATTATTCCTGTATTTAATATCATCGATAATAGTGGAATGCTCACCATATCCTTTTTTAGAGATACTTGGAAAATAAGGACTTATAAATGCATATTCCCATTCTTTTTTCAATCCATTAAAAGTATGAATATCATGTACTGAGGTTGAAATAATACTTCCGTTTGCATAAGGTTTAACTTTTCCTTCTAACCGGTCTGATTCTCTGAAATGAAACCGGGAAATATGATAATCCTTCCCCAGATCATCATATCCGTGCAGGACCAGCTGAGGATAAAATTCCTCATGGATACCGTACAGGAAATTTTTCATTTCTTCCCGGCTAATCATTGGTTTCCTGATGTGGAGCAGATCCAATCCTTCCTGAAACATCTGATTGATTATTTCTGTCTCGTTTTGAATTATAGTTTCAGGAGTGATCACCAGGATCATATATAAATTTCTTTTCCTTTCTCAATAAATTCCTGCGATTTATCCAGCATTCCTTTTTCTGCGGAATCCCGAATTTCCTGAGTAATTTTCATGGAACAGAATTTCGGACCGCACATAGAACAGAAGTGGGCAATTTTGGCTCCGTCCGCAGGAAGGGTTTCGTCATGATAAGCTCTGGCGGTCTCCGGATCTAATGAAAGATTGAACTGATCTTCCCATCTGAACTCAAATCTGGCCTTACTCAGTGCATTGTCCCTGTATTGGGCTCCGGGATGACCTTTCGCTAAATCTGCAGCATGTGCCGCTAATTTGTAAGTAATCACTCCAACTTTTACATCTTCTTTATTCGGAAGGCCTAAATGCTCTTTTGGGGTAACGTAGCAAAGCATCGCACAGCCGAACCATCCGATCATGGCCGCTCCGA
The Chryseobacterium sp. W4I1 DNA segment above includes these coding regions:
- a CDS encoding thiazole synthase, whose amino-acid sequence is MNNQKLIIADRIFDSRLFLGTGKFGNLQEMATSVVASGTDMVTMALKRIDSGAAEDGLLDSLKETGVHLLPNTSGARTAKEAVLAAQLAREALETNWVKLEIHPDPKYLLPDPIETLYATEELAKLGFIVMPYIHADPVLCKRLEDAGTAVVMPLGAPIGTNKGLRTLDFLEIIISQTNVPVVVDAGIGAPSDAAKAMEMGADAVLVNTAIAVARNPVHMAMAFKEGVIAGRRAYESGLGAIANHAEASSPLTSFLFE
- a CDS encoding thiamine phosphate synthase: MEKLQYISQGQTREEQERNIRTVLDNGIKWVQVRWKNASEKQVTDLCAVSKQLCTDYHAVCIVNDHVQIAKEIGADGVHLGLNDLPIKLARDILGENKMIGGTANTFFDVVKRIEEQCDYIGLGPLRFTATKEKLSPILGFEGYQNIINDLNEKSITIPKIFAIGGVVLQDIERLQEIGIYGAAVSGEITSRPAAISEFKKAMI
- a CDS encoding thiamine phosphate synthase, which codes for MILVITPETIIQNETEIINQMFQEGLDLLHIRKPMISREEMKNFLYGIHEEFYPQLVLHGYDDLGKDYHISRFHFRESDRLEGKVKPYANGSIISTSVHDIHTFNGLKKEWEYAFISPYFPSISKKGYGEHSTIIDDIKYRNNHHVKLIALGGINENNIKKVFENGADGAALLGGIWESDEPVNSFKKCRNKILL